The Nitrospiraceae bacterium genome window below encodes:
- a CDS encoding type II toxin-antitoxin system RelE/ParE family toxin, with protein sequence MTFRRAFRKQLGFSSSKFNKGKSRMIWKPMASIGSGVQEIRVRDDTGIYRVFYVAKFQEAVYVLHVFKKRSQKTARPDIELGKSRYADLLTWRREVGL encoded by the coding sequence GTGACCTTCCGGAGAGCGTTCAGGAAACAGCTGGGTTTCAGCTCTTCAAAGTTCAACAAGGGAAAGAGCCGGATGATTTGGAAACCGATGGCGTCCATCGGGTCTGGCGTGCAGGAAATTCGGGTGCGAGACGACACTGGAATCTATCGAGTCTTCTATGTGGCCAAATTCCAAGAAGCGGTCTATGTGCTCCATGTGTTTAAGAAGCGTTCACAGAAAACAGCAAGGCCAGATATCGAACTGGGCAAGAGCCGGTATGCGGATCTGCTTACGTGGAGAAGGGAGGTCGGGTTATGA
- a CDS encoding XRE family transcriptional regulator, translated as MKRAPVTKGSGNIFRDLGFSEERSAELILKSSLLQALQKTIKDRGWKQVEAATMLSIDQAKVSKLLNGQMAGFSVERLVHFLSLLGQDVEVTVKQAPRGQRYGTVRTKVSRRWKTVIGS; from the coding sequence ATGAAGCGTGCACCTGTAACAAAAGGGAGCGGGAATATTTTTCGAGACCTCGGGTTTTCGGAAGAACGGTCTGCCGAACTGATTCTCAAGAGCAGCTTGCTGCAAGCCCTTCAGAAAACGATTAAGGACCGGGGCTGGAAGCAGGTCGAGGCTGCCACAATGCTTAGCATTGACCAGGCGAAAGTGTCCAAGCTCTTAAATGGTCAGATGGCTGGGTTTTCGGTTGAACGACTGGTTCATTTCCTCTCGTTGCTGGGTCAGGATGTAGAAGTGACAGTGAAACAAGCCCCTCGTGGACAGCGATACGGTACCGTGCGCACGAAGGTGTCCAGGCGATGGAAAACGGTGATCGGTTCGTGA
- a CDS encoding DUF1778 domain-containing protein translates to MENGDRFVIGSANEFVRDSALSRAHEMLADRRMFVLSQSKWDEFQAALDAPTRHNPRIQRLLTEPGFFDAADTSSATAKKC, encoded by the coding sequence ATGGAAAACGGTGATCGGTTCGTGATTGGTTCCGCGAATGAGTTTGTCCGGGACAGTGCCTTGTCGCGTGCTCATGAAATGCTGGCTGATCGGCGCATGTTCGTCTTGAGTCAGTCCAAGTGGGATGAGTTTCAAGCTGCCCTGGATGCTCCAACCCGCCACAACCCCCGTATACAGCGTCTCTTGACCGAGCCGGGATTCTTTGACGCCGCTGATACTTCTTCTGCAACGGCAAAGAAGTGTTGA
- a CDS encoding DUF433 domain-containing protein, producing MSILARITVNPAQCGGRPCIRGMRIRVKDILDLLAAGVSTETILQDYPYLEKEDIQAALEFAAAQSDHVMLRAG from the coding sequence ATGAGTATACTAGCGCGTATTACTGTCAATCCGGCCCAGTGCGGTGGTCGTCCCTGTATTCGGGGGATGCGGATTCGCGTGAAAGACATCCTCGACCTTCTTGCAGCTGGCGTGTCAACGGAGACCATCCTGCAGGACTACCCCTATCTTGAGAAAGAGGATATTCAGGCGGCCCTTGAATTTGCAGCTGCCCAATCCGATC